In one Propionispora hippei DSM 15287 genomic region, the following are encoded:
- a CDS encoding ribonuclease H1 domain-containing protein, giving the protein MAAKKYYAVKAGRAPGIYETWAECQKQVIGYKGALFKSFPTKQEADAYLSGEGAIAAPVIAATADSRAEVRTGCHYDIYVDGSYDHRKRQYSWGFAAYRDDELIHTASGVGRDESAVAFRNVAGELEATMEAVTWAQKQDVAAITIHHDYSGISEWATGSWKTNNALTQGYAAFIGRHLSWVRFHKVAGHTGVAGNELADRLAGEALKNYNPAGWSDNSGQEG; this is encoded by the coding sequence ATGGCGGCAAAAAAGTATTACGCAGTAAAGGCGGGCCGGGCGCCGGGGATTTATGAGACCTGGGCGGAGTGCCAAAAGCAGGTGATTGGCTATAAGGGGGCGCTGTTTAAAAGTTTTCCGACAAAGCAGGAGGCAGACGCCTATCTGAGTGGTGAGGGAGCTATTGCGGCGCCAGTCATCGCGGCTACGGCCGACAGCCGGGCGGAAGTCCGGACCGGCTGTCATTATGATATATATGTGGACGGCAGCTACGATCACCGGAAGCGGCAGTATAGCTGGGGCTTTGCCGCCTACCGGGACGATGAGCTGATTCATACGGCCAGCGGCGTGGGCCGCGATGAAAGCGCCGTTGCCTTCCGCAATGTGGCTGGCGAGCTGGAGGCGACGATGGAGGCCGTCACCTGGGCGCAGAAACAGGACGTGGCGGCAATTACCATTCATCACGACTACAGCGGTATTTCGGAGTGGGCCACAGGGTCCTGGAAAACCAACAATGCGCTGACCCAAGGCTATGCCGCCTTTATTGGCCGTCATTTGTCCTGGGTGCGGTTTCATAAAGTGGCCGGCCATACCGGCGTGGCCGGTAATGAACTGGCTGACCGTCTGGCGGGAGAGGCGCTTAAAAACTACAACCCGGCTGGCTGGTCGGACAATTCGGGGCAGGAGGGATAG
- a CDS encoding LysR family transcriptional regulator, with amino-acid sequence MEWYQLENFRAVARTQHMTDSARDLSVSQPALSRSIAKLEQELGCPLFERNGKHIVLNRYGKIFLRHVDRALQEIATGQKVLDDMLHPDRGTVSLAFLHSLGTNVVPSLLGEFHEQYPDIQFKLYQNYTALLIDQLEAGEIDLCLCSPVIPDDRIGCQTLFQEELLLAVPIDHPLACRREVNLAEIAGEPMITFKKDYGLRIIMDQLFSAAGLTPVITFEGQEILTVAGLVEAKFGLALIPYTNGVEKAKITFLHIADTDCHRSIEMAWIKNRYMSPAAQKFKDFVSKAFTGH; translated from the coding sequence ATGGAATGGTACCAATTGGAGAACTTCCGGGCCGTGGCCAGAACGCAGCATATGACCGATTCCGCCCGTGATCTGTCCGTATCGCAGCCGGCGCTGAGCCGTTCAATTGCCAAGCTCGAACAGGAGCTGGGCTGTCCCCTGTTCGAACGCAACGGCAAGCACATCGTCTTAAACCGCTACGGTAAAATATTTTTGCGGCATGTGGACAGAGCCTTGCAGGAAATCGCTACAGGCCAAAAAGTGCTGGACGATATGCTGCATCCCGACCGCGGCACGGTATCGCTGGCTTTTTTGCATTCCCTGGGGACCAATGTGGTGCCTAGCCTGCTCGGCGAGTTTCACGAGCAATATCCGGACATTCAGTTCAAGCTGTACCAAAATTACACGGCCCTGCTCATTGATCAGCTGGAGGCCGGTGAAATCGACCTGTGCCTGTGTTCACCGGTCATTCCCGATGACCGGATCGGTTGTCAGACCCTGTTTCAGGAGGAACTGTTGCTCGCCGTCCCCATCGATCATCCCCTGGCCTGCCGCCGCGAAGTCAATCTGGCGGAAATAGCCGGCGAACCGATGATCACCTTCAAAAAGGATTACGGACTCCGGATCATCATGGACCAGCTCTTCTCCGCTGCCGGCCTGACGCCGGTCATCACCTTTGAAGGACAGGAAATACTGACCGTTGCCGGGCTGGTCGAAGCCAAGTTTGGTTTGGCGCTCATTCCCTACACCAACGGTGTGGAAAAAGCAAAAATTACCTTCCTGCATATTGCCGACACCGACTGCCATCGGTCCATTGAAATGGCCTGGATAAAAAACCGCTACATGTCACCGGCTGCTCAAAAGTTTAAGGACTTTGTCAGCAAAGCCTTTACCGGCCACTGA
- a CDS encoding MFS transporter — protein MSNYIEQSDQRYWKTIAAMFLGSFVTFALLYCLQPLIPVFSGEFQIPPATAGLSVSFATGGLAVSMIFMSWLSDVKGRKYVMTLALVGSAVLAIATAFVQNFTLLLVLRALQGVLLAGFPAISMAYINEEFSPAITGLVIGIYVSGNSVGGLIGRLLISTLTDFFSWRFAVGALGAVCVLMSLWFWLRLPESKNFRPKRLAPQAVLKGLGQALQDTELRCLYCIGFLIMGSFVTLYNYIAYPLMAAPYNLSQTVVGCIFFVYLVGTFSSTFMGKLADERGSNKVLCLSLSCMLAGVVLTLAPSLYVKIIGVAVFTFGFFGSHSVASSSVGKNPKVGKAQSSSLYLLLYYIGSSVLGALGGTFLVWNGWSGVVLLIGTALVLALAIAVTLLSREERYKVYEVQHS, from the coding sequence ATGTCAAACTATATCGAGCAGTCGGACCAGCGTTACTGGAAGACGATTGCCGCCATGTTTCTGGGCAGCTTTGTAACCTTTGCCCTGCTTTATTGCCTGCAGCCGCTCATTCCGGTGTTTTCCGGCGAATTTCAGATACCGCCGGCTACGGCAGGATTGTCCGTATCTTTCGCTACCGGCGGACTGGCTGTTTCGATGATATTCATGTCCTGGCTGTCCGATGTCAAGGGGCGAAAATATGTGATGACTTTGGCGTTGGTCGGTTCGGCCGTGCTGGCGATAGCTACCGCCTTTGTTCAGAATTTTACCCTGCTGTTGGTGCTGCGAGCCCTGCAGGGCGTTTTGCTGGCCGGGTTTCCCGCTATTTCCATGGCCTATATCAATGAGGAATTCAGCCCGGCGATTACCGGCCTGGTGATCGGAATCTATGTCAGCGGCAATTCGGTGGGCGGTTTAATAGGGCGCCTCTTAATCAGCACGCTGACTGATTTCTTTTCCTGGCGTTTCGCGGTAGGCGCATTGGGCGCTGTTTGTGTGCTGATGAGTCTGTGGTTCTGGCTTCGCCTGCCGGAATCGAAGAATTTTCGCCCTAAGCGGCTGGCGCCGCAGGCAGTGCTGAAGGGCCTGGGTCAGGCGCTGCAGGATACCGAGCTTCGCTGCCTGTATTGCATTGGCTTTTTGATTATGGGCAGCTTCGTGACCTTGTACAATTATATTGCCTATCCGCTCATGGCAGCGCCGTATAATTTAAGCCAGACGGTGGTCGGCTGCATCTTTTTTGTGTATCTGGTCGGTACTTTTAGCTCGACCTTTATGGGCAAGCTGGCCGATGAACGGGGCAGCAATAAGGTGCTTTGCCTGTCGCTGAGCTGCATGCTGGCCGGTGTTGTTTTGACCCTGGCGCCCAGTCTATATGTTAAAATCATCGGGGTTGCCGTGTTCACCTTCGGCTTTTTTGGCAGCCACTCGGTAGCCAGCAGTTCAGTCGGCAAGAACCCTAAGGTTGGCAAGGCCCAGTCATCGTCCCTCTATTTGCTGCTCTACTATATCGGCTCCAGCGTGCTGGGCGCGCTGGGCGGGACTTTTCTGGTGTGGAACGGCTGGAGCGGTGTTGTCCTGCTGATCGGCACCGCGCTGGTTCTGGCGCTGGCTATCGCCGTAACACTGCTATCGCGGGAGGAACGCTACAAGGTGTACGAGGTGCAGCATAGTTAG
- a CDS encoding LCP family protein: protein MARLEERLSQQRGKKKHSVWLFLAAVFSMAVVAMATYYWFVSGGDFEKATKRAGSTLTGTGKVNILVLGVDERSDDVGRSDTMFVITVDKDTKSVSMLSVPRDTRVKIPGHGWDKINHAYAEGGHELSIKAVEGLLDMPIDYYALINFSGFKKIIDAVGGIDINVEKRMYYEDPYDGDGFLINLKPGLQHMDGKTAIQYVRYRDEEGDIGRVARQQKFVKALMDEVASPAVIPKLPSLIKELSSAVKTDMSASEMLNLAKILNDASKQGLHADMVPGRPAYIDDISYWIPDLVALRQHMANIMDLKTDLKYQANAKQEASEYERSIPKEMKVLDPPPVKTVDKTDDKESDKDKATAKADKDKDKPGGTKQTDKATLPPPARLSVEVLNASGVAGAGDKMAALLRNQGIQVTSVSSITNTYKTTTVVANTANSAVINRLSGLPFDYSLQVSRDDSKDTQATVIIGKDFAGK, encoded by the coding sequence ATGGCACGTTTGGAGGAACGCCTTTCCCAGCAGCGTGGCAAGAAGAAGCATTCCGTCTGGCTGTTTCTGGCTGCCGTATTCAGCATGGCCGTGGTAGCGATGGCCACCTATTACTGGTTTGTCAGCGGCGGCGATTTTGAAAAAGCAACAAAACGGGCAGGCAGCACCCTGACTGGGACGGGAAAAGTAAATATATTGGTTCTTGGGGTAGATGAGCGTAGCGATGATGTGGGTCGTTCCGATACGATGTTCGTCATCACCGTGGACAAGGATACCAAGTCGGTGTCCATGCTGTCCGTACCGCGGGATACCCGCGTGAAAATCCCCGGCCATGGCTGGGATAAGATTAATCATGCCTATGCGGAAGGCGGTCATGAACTGTCGATCAAGGCCGTCGAGGGACTTCTGGATATGCCGATCGACTATTATGCCCTGATTAATTTTTCCGGGTTTAAGAAAATTATTGATGCTGTTGGCGGTATCGACATTAATGTGGAAAAACGGATGTACTATGAAGATCCCTATGATGGCGACGGATTCTTGATCAACCTGAAACCGGGCTTGCAGCATATGGATGGCAAAACAGCCATTCAATATGTCCGTTACCGTGATGAAGAGGGCGACATCGGTCGGGTGGCCCGGCAGCAGAAGTTTGTTAAAGCCTTAATGGATGAGGTGGCCAGTCCGGCCGTCATTCCTAAATTGCCGTCGTTGATTAAGGAGCTCAGCTCGGCCGTTAAGACCGACATGTCGGCCAGTGAAATGCTTAATCTGGCCAAAATATTGAATGATGCGTCCAAGCAGGGCCTGCATGCCGACATGGTACCGGGCAGACCGGCCTATATTGACGATATCAGCTACTGGATACCCGATTTGGTTGCCCTGCGTCAGCATATGGCCAATATTATGGATCTGAAAACAGACCTTAAATACCAGGCTAACGCGAAACAGGAAGCTTCCGAGTACGAAAGATCCATTCCGAAAGAGATGAAGGTCCTTGATCCTCCGCCGGTTAAGACGGTGGACAAGACGGATGATAAGGAAAGTGACAAGGACAAAGCAACCGCCAAGGCGGATAAGGATAAAGATAAACCCGGCGGAACCAAGCAAACCGATAAAGCCACGCTGCCGCCGCCGGCCCGGTTGTCGGTGGAAGTGCTCAATGCCAGCGGAGTGGCCGGGGCGGGCGATAAAATGGCTGCTCTGCTCCGGAACCAGGGCATACAGGTAACCAGCGTGTCGTCGATTACCAATACGTATAAGACCACCACGGTGGTTGCCAACACGGCGAACAGCGCCGTGATTAACCGGTTAAGCGGCTTGCCTTTTGACTATTCTTTACAGGTTTCCAGAGATGACAGCAAGGACACCCAAGCGACGGTCATCATTGGGAAGGATTTCGCAGGGAAATAG
- the mrdA gene encoding penicillin-binding protein 2 — MWDKQELEKREKLRILIVIIIGVAVLLIGRLAWMQLIQGPQYKKTAESNRIRNITQTAPRGTIYDRNGNILVANRPSFAVSIVPAEYDNAAEATPLLSSITGLTEDEINARLAKGQNKAYDPVRLKRDADAAMLAKIQERKQYLPGVVIEAMPVRQYVYQSLAAHVLGYLGSISDDEYERLKAKGYSPNDVVGQSGLEERWEPDLRGVDGAVQIEVNVQGEEVARLGEKTARPGSNLITTLDVNVQKAAEDALAAQVTRSRGSGEPARGGCAVVLDVATGGVLALASTPAFDPNAFAAGISNQAWQKLVTDSHNPLTNRAIQSEYPPGSVFKIVTASAALDTGQTNADEVFWDKGVYVYQGWSFYGWDTKGLGKLTLVDALAWSSDPVFYELGRRVGVDRLADYARTFGFGELSGIALSGEVAGIVPTIAWKQATYGEEWYAGETLIAAIGQGYYLATPLQQALLLMAVANRGPVYRPRLVDRVVGPDGQVKQTYSPELLRTVYLAPQHWAVLQQGLRQVVAAGTGAGVFKDFKPAIAGKSGSAETGRGTTHSWFACYAPAEQPRIAVAVLIDEGGEGSAAAAPVVRAILERYFSLYGS, encoded by the coding sequence ATGTGGGATAAACAGGAATTGGAAAAGCGGGAGAAGCTGCGGATACTGATCGTCATCATTATTGGCGTAGCCGTATTGTTGATCGGGCGGCTGGCCTGGATGCAGCTGATCCAGGGGCCCCAGTATAAAAAGACGGCTGAAAGCAACCGGATTCGCAATATTACGCAGACGGCGCCGCGGGGGACGATCTATGACCGCAACGGAAATATTCTGGTTGCCAACCGCCCCAGCTTTGCCGTTTCGATCGTTCCCGCCGAGTATGACAATGCCGCCGAGGCAACGCCGTTGCTGTCCTCTATCACCGGTCTGACCGAGGATGAGATTAATGCCAGGCTGGCAAAGGGGCAGAATAAGGCCTATGACCCGGTTCGTCTAAAGCGGGATGCCGATGCGGCCATGCTGGCCAAAATACAGGAACGCAAACAATATCTGCCCGGCGTGGTCATTGAGGCTATGCCGGTGCGTCAGTACGTGTATCAGTCACTGGCTGCCCATGTGCTGGGCTATCTGGGCAGCATTAGTGATGACGAGTATGAGCGGCTCAAAGCCAAGGGCTATAGCCCGAACGATGTGGTAGGTCAAAGCGGTCTGGAGGAACGGTGGGAACCAGATCTGCGCGGTGTGGATGGTGCAGTGCAAATCGAAGTGAATGTGCAGGGTGAGGAGGTGGCCAGGCTGGGTGAAAAGACGGCCAGGCCCGGCAGCAATCTCATAACCACCCTGGATGTTAATGTACAAAAGGCTGCCGAGGATGCGCTGGCGGCGCAGGTAACCCGCAGCCGTGGCAGCGGCGAGCCGGCCCGGGGCGGCTGTGCCGTCGTGCTGGATGTAGCTACCGGCGGGGTGTTGGCGCTGGCCAGTACACCTGCCTTCGATCCCAATGCCTTTGCCGCCGGTATTAGCAACCAGGCGTGGCAGAAGCTGGTGACGGACAGCCATAATCCGCTGACCAACCGGGCTATTCAGAGTGAATATCCGCCAGGCTCGGTGTTCAAGATTGTCACGGCGAGCGCCGCATTGGATACAGGTCAGACCAATGCCGACGAGGTTTTTTGGGACAAGGGAGTATATGTCTATCAAGGCTGGAGTTTTTATGGCTGGGATACCAAGGGCCTGGGCAAGCTGACCCTGGTCGATGCCCTGGCCTGGTCCAGTGATCCGGTATTTTATGAACTGGGCCGGCGGGTTGGCGTGGACAGACTGGCTGATTATGCCCGGACTTTTGGCTTTGGTGAGCTTAGCGGTATCGCTTTGTCCGGTGAAGTGGCGGGCATTGTCCCGACAATAGCCTGGAAACAGGCCACCTACGGGGAAGAGTGGTATGCCGGCGAAACGCTGATTGCCGCCATTGGCCAGGGCTATTATCTGGCGACGCCGCTGCAGCAGGCGTTGCTGCTTATGGCGGTAGCCAATCGTGGCCCGGTATACCGGCCTCGCCTGGTTGACCGGGTGGTCGGTCCCGACGGGCAGGTGAAGCAGACGTATTCGCCGGAGCTGCTGCGGACGGTCTATTTGGCACCGCAGCACTGGGCTGTGCTGCAGCAGGGGCTGCGGCAGGTGGTGGCGGCCGGCACGGGGGCAGGGGTATTTAAGGATTTTAAACCGGCTATAGCCGGTAAGAGCGGTTCGGCCGAAACCGGCCGCGGCACTACCCATTCCTGGTTCGCCTGCTATGCGCCGGCGGAGCAGCCCCGGATTGCCGTGGCCGTGCTGATTGATGAGGGCGGCGAGGGCTCGGCGGCGGCCGCGCCGGTAGTCCGGGCTATTTTGGAACGTTATTTTAGCCTGTATGGGAGTTGA
- a CDS encoding precorrin-2 dehydrogenase/sirohydrochlorin ferrochelatase family protein, with protein MAYPVNLHLEGRHCAVIGGGGVAERKVRALLEAKARVTVISPVLTSWLQDRLAAGHIMQWAIPYSGQPLTGYFLVFCTTNRREVNRLAAATARQAGALVNLADDGEGSDFTIPSQVRRGDLLLTVSTGGKSPALSRRLREELAERYGSEYGLYLERLTALREEIKTVLADSKDREAFWRQALDEEILTLLKQGRFEEAEEKIQHAVSCCGIKP; from the coding sequence GTGGCCTATCCGGTGAATTTGCACCTGGAGGGACGGCACTGCGCCGTGATCGGCGGTGGCGGTGTGGCAGAGAGGAAAGTGCGGGCCTTGCTGGAGGCAAAGGCCCGGGTAACGGTCATCAGTCCGGTGCTGACTTCCTGGCTGCAGGACAGGCTGGCGGCGGGGCACATTATGCAATGGGCCATCCCGTACAGTGGACAGCCTTTAACCGGTTACTTTCTTGTGTTTTGTACTACCAACCGGCGGGAGGTCAACCGTTTGGCGGCCGCGACGGCGCGGCAAGCCGGCGCGCTGGTCAATCTGGCCGATGACGGTGAAGGCAGTGATTTTACCATCCCGTCTCAGGTGCGGCGAGGAGATTTGCTGCTTACCGTATCGACGGGCGGCAAAAGTCCGGCGCTATCCCGACGGCTCAGGGAAGAACTGGCCGAACGCTACGGCAGTGAATACGGCCTGTATCTGGAACGGCTGACTGCGCTGCGCGAGGAGATAAAAACCGTCCTGGCGGACTCGAAAGACCGGGAGGCTTTTTGGCGTCAGGCTTTGGACGAAGAAATACTTACGCTGCTGAAACAAGGCAGGTTTGAGGAAGCGGAGGAAAAGATACAACATGCAGTTAGTTGTTGTGGGATTAAACCATAA
- the hemA gene encoding glutamyl-tRNA reductase, producing the protein MQLVVVGLNHKTASVDIRECFSFSEEQVKAALRHMDTREEIAECVILSTCNRTEMYAVVDDLEDGLEVMQTLLRRMSEVKESVEPHLYIYTEERCMEHLFRVSSSLDSLVIGEGQILSQVKKAYSIAREVGMTSTVLNTLFNRAIAVGKKVRTQTRIAYNAVSVSYAAVELAKHAIGDLSTVNVLLLGAGEMSELTARHLVENGVNTVFVSNRRLERATLLADKFKGVAVPFEDFMKSAVKADIVITSTGAPHYIIRTLDVAHLMPKRQGRPIIFIDIAVPRDVEPEVAAIAGVSLYNIDDLEAVVECNIHERQQEARLAEEIIAEELSGLVAKFRYLSYQPTMALLADKAETIRQREVKRALAKLPDCSPEERKVLENMSRMLVRKLLRDPMVRMNEAAMTGNEAQYLEAVRTLFKLDAIGEGGHSEERTYYRYARK; encoded by the coding sequence ATGCAGTTAGTTGTTGTGGGATTAAACCATAAAACAGCATCGGTGGATATCCGGGAGTGTTTTTCTTTTTCCGAAGAGCAGGTCAAGGCGGCTCTCCGGCATATGGACACCCGGGAGGAAATTGCCGAATGTGTGATCTTATCGACCTGTAACCGCACCGAAATGTATGCGGTGGTCGATGATCTGGAGGACGGCTTGGAAGTGATGCAGACTCTGCTGCGGCGCATGTCGGAGGTCAAGGAGTCGGTGGAACCTCATTTATATATTTATACGGAAGAGCGCTGTATGGAGCACCTGTTCCGGGTGTCGTCCAGTCTGGATTCCCTGGTTATTGGCGAGGGGCAAATCCTCAGTCAGGTAAAAAAAGCCTATAGCATCGCCCGCGAGGTAGGCATGACCAGCACGGTGCTCAACACCTTGTTCAACCGGGCTATTGCGGTGGGCAAAAAGGTCCGCACGCAAACCAGGATTGCCTATAATGCCGTATCGGTCAGTTATGCCGCCGTGGAACTGGCCAAGCATGCTATCGGCGACCTGTCGACGGTTAATGTGCTGCTCCTGGGTGCCGGTGAAATGAGCGAGCTGACGGCACGCCATCTGGTGGAAAACGGCGTTAATACCGTGTTTGTATCCAACCGGCGATTGGAACGGGCGACCTTGCTGGCCGACAAGTTCAAAGGGGTGGCCGTTCCGTTTGAAGACTTTATGAAAAGCGCGGTGAAGGCCGATATCGTGATTACCTCTACCGGGGCGCCGCACTATATTATCCGGACGCTGGATGTGGCTCATTTGATGCCAAAACGCCAGGGACGGCCGATTATTTTTATCGACATTGCCGTGCCACGCGATGTGGAGCCGGAAGTGGCGGCAATCGCCGGGGTAAGCTTATATAATATTGACGATCTGGAGGCAGTCGTCGAATGCAATATCCATGAACGGCAGCAGGAGGCCCGCCTGGCGGAAGAAATCATTGCCGAGGAGCTGTCGGGCCTGGTTGCCAAATTCCGTTATCTGTCCTACCAGCCGACTATGGCTTTATTGGCTGATAAAGCGGAAACCATCCGGCAGCGGGAAGTGAAACGGGCGCTGGCCAAGCTGCCCGACTGCAGCCCGGAGGAACGCAAGGTACTGGAAAATATGTCCCGGATGCTGGTGCGAAAACTGCTGCGTGATCCCATGGTGCGGATGAATGAAGCGGCGATGACGGGAAACGAGGCACAGTATCTGGAGGCAGTGCGGACCTTGTTTAAACTAGACGCAATAGGAGAGGGCGGACACAGTGAAGAACGAACTTATTATCGGTACGCGCGGAAGTAA
- the hemC gene encoding hydroxymethylbilane synthase — protein sequence MKNELIIGTRGSKLALWQAEHVARLIAGKYPGVKVTLKHIVTTGDKILDVPLAKIGGKGLFTKELEHAMLAGEIDLAVHSLKDMPTALPEGLELAAITERVDPGDALISPLYGELDKLPLGARVGTSSLRRKAQLLNYRPDLRICDLRGNLDTRLNKLDNGDLDAIVLAVAGLVRLGWQQRISQILPKHICLPAVGQGALAIETRSADRDVLAAVRFLNHPSTAAAATSERAYLKEVEGGCQIPLGVYGTLEADGLRLQAVILSPDGTVVIRDSVTGPASAADELGITLARRMLAAGGREILAAL from the coding sequence GTGAAGAACGAACTTATTATCGGTACGCGCGGAAGTAAGCTGGCGCTGTGGCAGGCTGAACATGTGGCCAGGCTTATTGCCGGGAAATATCCGGGAGTCAAGGTGACATTAAAGCATATTGTTACAACAGGCGATAAGATTCTGGACGTACCTTTGGCTAAAATCGGCGGCAAGGGGCTGTTTACCAAGGAATTGGAGCATGCCATGCTGGCCGGGGAGATTGACCTGGCCGTCCACAGCCTGAAGGACATGCCGACGGCGCTGCCCGAAGGGCTCGAACTGGCGGCCATTACCGAACGGGTCGATCCGGGCGACGCGCTGATCAGCCCGCTCTATGGCGAACTGGACAAGCTGCCGCTGGGGGCCAGGGTTGGAACGTCCAGCCTGCGGCGCAAGGCCCAATTGCTTAACTATCGCCCGGACCTGAGAATCTGTGATTTGCGGGGCAATTTGGACACCCGCCTGAATAAACTGGATAACGGCGATCTGGATGCTATTGTGCTGGCGGTGGCCGGCCTGGTTCGGCTGGGCTGGCAGCAGCGGATCAGCCAGATTCTGCCGAAGCACATTTGTCTGCCTGCCGTCGGGCAGGGGGCGCTGGCTATTGAGACGCGCAGCGCCGACAGGGATGTATTGGCGGCGGTGCGGTTTTTGAACCACCCGTCCACAGCGGCCGCCGCTACGTCGGAACGGGCTTATCTCAAGGAAGTGGAAGGCGGCTGTCAGATTCCGCTGGGTGTTTACGGTACGCTGGAAGCTGACGGACTCAGGTTGCAGGCCGTTATTTTATCGCCTGACGGGACAGTCGTTATTCGTGATTCGGTAACCGGACCGGCGTCAGCGGCGGACGAACTGGGCATCACATTGGCCAGACGGATGCTGGCGGCCGGCGGCCGTGAAATACTGGCGGCGTTATAG
- the cobA gene encoding uroporphyrinogen-III C-methyltransferase — MKQGMVYLVGAGPGDYKLISVKALECIEAADVLVYDRLADERLLAHARPEAELIYVGKASSAHTMRQEDINRVLVERALAGKTVVRLKGGDPFVFGRGGEEALELVASGLPFEVVPGITSAISVPAYAGIPVTHRGVATSFAVVTGHEDPTKAESTIRWDKLATGVDTLVFLMGVENLSYITTKLQEYGRPAATPAAVIRWGTKPEQRVLVTTVGEAARQVAEQQIKPPAIFIVGEVVALRDKLAWFDKRPLFGQKVLVTRSREQASALSARLESLGAECLEAPAIKLIPPDSYAKLDQAIGELSQYHWVIFTSVNGVEYFFRRLAEFDLDARALCGLKVAAIGTPTANRLREHGIRADLVPVEFRAEGVVEALQGRVEAGMRVLIPRAAVARDVLPERLREMGVSVNVAPAYQTVSGDVEGTALASRLAAGEIDLVTFTSSSTVTNLLQLLGPEGASLLQKTKVACIGPITATTCAEQGIKPDVVAKEYSIDGLVAVMLEQYGQ, encoded by the coding sequence ATGAAACAAGGTATGGTGTATTTGGTGGGCGCAGGCCCCGGTGATTATAAATTAATTAGTGTCAAAGCTCTGGAGTGCATCGAAGCGGCCGACGTGCTGGTTTACGACCGGCTGGCCGACGAGCGGCTGCTGGCTCATGCCCGGCCGGAAGCCGAGCTGATTTATGTGGGCAAGGCTTCCAGTGCTCATACGATGAGACAGGAGGACATCAACCGGGTACTGGTGGAGCGGGCGTTGGCCGGCAAGACGGTAGTCCGTTTAAAAGGCGGCGACCCCTTTGTGTTCGGACGGGGGGGAGAAGAGGCTTTGGAGCTGGTGGCCAGCGGCCTCCCGTTTGAGGTGGTGCCCGGCATTACCTCGGCTATTTCGGTGCCGGCCTATGCCGGTATCCCGGTTACCCATCGGGGGGTAGCCACGTCGTTTGCCGTCGTTACCGGCCATGAGGACCCGACCAAGGCCGAATCGACCATCCGCTGGGATAAGCTGGCAACCGGCGTGGATACGCTGGTGTTCTTGATGGGCGTGGAAAATCTGTCTTACATAACAACCAAGCTGCAGGAATACGGCCGGCCGGCTGCTACGCCTGCAGCGGTTATCCGCTGGGGGACCAAGCCCGAGCAGCGGGTGCTGGTTACTACGGTGGGCGAGGCGGCCCGGCAGGTTGCCGAACAGCAAATCAAGCCGCCGGCGATTTTTATCGTAGGCGAGGTCGTAGCTTTGCGGGATAAGCTGGCCTGGTTTGACAAGCGGCCGCTCTTCGGGCAAAAGGTGCTGGTAACCCGTTCGCGGGAACAGGCCAGCGCGCTGAGCGCCCGGCTGGAAAGCCTGGGGGCCGAGTGCCTTGAAGCGCCGGCGATCAAGCTTATACCGCCTGACAGTTATGCCAAGCTGGACCAGGCCATCGGCGAATTGTCCCAGTATCACTGGGTTATTTTCACCAGCGTCAACGGTGTGGAATACTTTTTCCGGCGATTGGCCGAGTTTGACCTGGATGCCCGCGCTTTGTGCGGCCTAAAGGTCGCCGCCATCGGCACCCCGACGGCCAACCGGCTAAGGGAACACGGCATCCGGGCTGATCTGGTGCCTGTCGAGTTCCGGGCGGAAGGTGTGGTCGAAGCCTTGCAGGGCCGGGTTGAGGCCGGCATGCGGGTCTTGATTCCCCGCGCCGCCGTGGCTCGCGATGTCCTGCCGGAACGGCTGCGGGAAATGGGCGTAAGTGTTAATGTGGCGCCGGCTTACCAGACGGTGAGCGGTGATGTGGAAGGGACTGCCCTGGCCAGCCGGCTGGCAGCGGGCGAGATTGATCTGGTGACTTTTACCAGTTCATCGACGGTGACCAATCTGCTGCAATTGCTGGGACCCGAGGGTGCCTCGCTGCTGCAAAAGACCAAAGTGGCCTGCATCGGCCCGATTACGGCAACCACCTGCGCCGAGCAGGGCATCAAACCGGATGTGGTTGCCAAGGAATACAGCATTGACGGCCTGGTAGCCGTCATGCTGGAACAATACGGTCAATAA